A single window of Solanum dulcamara chromosome 5, daSolDulc1.2, whole genome shotgun sequence DNA harbors:
- the LOC129890199 gene encoding protein NLP6-like has translation MSEPEEEMNLIFRSKPKDFSAPPPATAQQQQHTAGENHRESLMMDLDLDLDASWSFDQIFAAAATASNPMSPFLVSAASEQPCSPLWAFSDENEGKPNGNALSGGSLRLSNYPRFVTYTSEHEAATETVSVTDDKKRIPPPIKGLAPLDYLDGSCIIKERMTQALRYFKESTGERVLAQVWAPVKNGGRYVLTTSGQPFVLDPDCNGLHQYRMVSLMYMFSVDGETDGVLGLPGRVYRKKLPEWTPNVQYYSSKEFPRLNHALHYNVRGTLALPVFEPSGQSCVGVLELIMTSQKINYAPEVDKVCKALEAVNLKSSEILDYPNHQICNEGRQNALVEILEILTAVCETYKLPLAQTWVPCRHRSVLADGGGFKKSCSSFDGSCMGQVCMSTTDVAFYVVDAHMWGFREACAEHHLQKGQGVAGRAYASQKSCFCEDIGQFCKTEYPLVHYARLFGLSRCFAICLRSTHTGNDDYILEFFLPPNDGDYTDQLGLLNSLLLTMKQHFRSLRVASGEELEHDWGSVEIIKASTEEKLGSRFDSVPTTKSLPQPASVANGTTHPDLMEEQQSPVALNVAKGAEGVNGTAEAHNHASVSGNKQTGKKSERKRGKAEKTISLEVLQQYFAGSLKDAAKSLGVCPTTMKRICRQHGISRWPSRKINKVNRSLSKLKRVIESVQGADGTFSLTSLAPNSLPVAVGSISWPAGINGSPCKASEYQEEKNEFSNNGTPGSHEEAELSNQMLGSRIIGNEELSPKQNGFVREGSHRSRTGSFSREECTGTPTSHGSCQGSPSPANESSPQNELVNSPTQESVMKLEGPLEPACQTTGEINLSTAFLMPGLYIPEHTQQEFRGMLVEDAGSSHDLRNLCPAGDAMFDERVPEYSWTNPPCSNGIVKDQVPLPAEKMPQFSTRPEVTSVTIKATYREDIIRFRLCLNSGIFKLKEEVAKRLKLEVGTFDIKYLDDDHEWVLIPCDADLQECVDISRSSGSNVVRLLVHDIMPNLGSSCESSGE, from the exons ATGTCGGAGCCGGAAGAAGAAATGAATCTCATTTTCCGTTCGAAGCCAAAGGACTTCTCAGCTCCGCCGCCGGCGACGGCGCAGCAGCAGCAGCATACGGCGGGGGAGAATCACAGGGAGTCGTTGATGATGGATCTCGATTTAGATCTCGATGCTTCCTGGTCGTTTGATCAGATCTTTGCGGCTGCTGCTACAGCTTCGAATCCTATGTCGCCGTTTCTCGTATCGGCTGCTTCTGAACAGCCTTGTTCACCACTTTGGGCTTTTTCTGATGAAAACGAGGGTAAACCTAACGGAAATGCTCTCTCCGGCGGCAGTTTACGGCTATCCAACTACCCTAGATTTGTTACTT ATACTAGTGAACATGAGGCTGCAACTGAAACTGTGTCTGTCACTGATGATAAGAAAAGAATCCCTCCGCCAATTAAGGGATTAGCCCCTTTAGATTATCTGGATGGTTCTTGCATAATCAAGGAGAGGATGACACAGGCTCTTCGATACTTCAAGGAATCAACGGGAGAACGTGTGTTAGCTCAGGTTTGGGCACCTGTTAAGAATGGCGGTCGTTATGTGCTTACAACTTCAGGGCAGCCCTTTGTTCTTGACCCAGACTGTAATGGGCTTCATCAATATCGAATGGTTtctttgatgtatatgttttcTGTGGATGGGGAGACTGATGGAGTTCTAGGACTTCCGGGTCGTGTTTACCGGAAAAAGTTGCCAGAATGGACTCCAAATGTGCAGTATTATTCCAGTAAAGAGTTCCCTCGTCTTAATCACGCCCTACATTACAATGTTCGAGGAACTTTGGCATTGCCAGTATTTGAACCATCTGGGCAGTCTTGTGTTGGTGTACTAGAGCTGATAATGACCTCCCAGAAAATCAACTATGCTCCTGAAGTTGATAAAGTATGCAAAGCTCTTGAG GCAGTGAATCTGAAAAGTTCAGAGATATTGGACTACCCAAACCATCAG ATCTGTAATGAAGGTCGTCAGAATGCATTGGTCGAAATCTTGGAGATATTAACAGCTGTATGTGAAACTTATAAATTACCTCTGGCTCAGACATGGGTTCCATGCAGGCATCGCAGTGTTCTGGCTGATGGCGGTGGGTTTAAAAAGAGCTGTAGTAGCTTTGATGGAAGCTGCATGGGACAAGTCTGTATGTCTACGACAGATGTAGCATTTTATGTGGTTGATGCTCACATGTGGGGTTTCCGCGAGGCCTGTGCCGAGCATCACTTACAAAAGGGACAGGGAGTTGCTGGAAGGGCATATGCTTCTCAAAAATCATGCTTTTGTGAAGATATAGGGCAGTTTTGCAAAACGGAGTACCCCTTGGTGCACTATGCACGTTTGTTTGGGTTGTCCCGTTGTTTTGCAATCTGCTTACGGAGCACTCACACTGGCAACGATGATTATATTTTAGAGTTTTTTCTGCCCCCAAATGATGGAGACTACACTGACCAGCTGGGTTTGCTGAACTCTCTCTTATTGACGATGAAGCAGCACTTTAGGAGTCTTAGGGTTGCTTCTGGAGAGGAACTTGAGCATGACTGGGGTTCAGTTGAGATTATTAAAGCGTCCACGGAAGAAAAACTTGGTTCAAGGTTTGACTCTGTGCCAACTACCAAATCTCTTCCTCAGCCTGCTAGTGTAGCAAATGGAACGACACATCCTGATCTAATGGAGGAACAGCAGTCCCCTGTGGCATTGAATGTGGCAAAAGGTGCAGAGGGCGTAAATGGTACAGCTGAAGCCCATAATCATGCTTCTGTCTCTGGGAATAAACAGACTGGTAAGAAATCAGAGAGAAAACGTGGAAAAGCTGAGAAAACAATAAGCTTAGAGGTTTTGCAACAGTATTTTGCTGGAAGCCTTAAGGATGCTGCGAAGAGTCTTGGCG TTTGTCCGACTACAATGAAGCGCATTTGCAGGCAGCATGGGATCTCTAGATGGCCATCTCGCAAGATAAACAAGGTTAACCGGTCCCTTTCAAAGCTAAAACGTGTAATTGAATCTGTGCAAGGAGCTGATGGAACATTCAGTCTGACTTCACTTGCACCAAATTCACTTCCTGTTGCTGTTGGTTCTATTTCTTGGCCTGCAGGCATAAATGGTTCGCCGTGTAAAGCTTCTGAGTACCAAGAAGAGAAGAATGAGTTCTCCAACAATGGAACGCCAGGAAGTCATGAAGAAGCTGAACTTTCGAATCAAATGCTGGGAAGCAGGATTATTGGCAATGAAGAGCTCTCTCCAAAGCAGAATGGTTTTGTGCGTGAAGGGTCACATAGGTCCAGAACCGGGAGCTTCTCAAGAGAAGAGTGCACGGGGACACCTACTTCCCATGGATCATGCCAAGGTAGTCCTTCCCCTGCAAATGAGTCCTCCCCTCAGAATGAGCTGGTCAATTCACCTACACAGGAGTCGGTCATGAAACTGGAAGGCCCTTTGGAACCAGCTTGTCAGACCACAGGAGAAATAAATTTATCCACTGCATTCCTAATGCCTGGGCTTTATATTCCGGAACACACCCAGCAAGAATTTAGGGGAATGCTAGTTGAGGATGCAGGCAGCTCACATGATCTGAGAAATCTTTGTCCGGCTGGAGATGCCATGTTCGATGAACGTGTCCCAGAATACAGTTGGACAAATCCACCATGTTCAAATGGAATTGTTAAGGATCAGGTTCCTCTTCCTGCAGAGAAGATGCCGCAGTTCTCTACCAGGCCTGAAGTAACATCCGTTACAATAAAAGCAACATATAGGGAAGACATTATAAGATTTCGACTTTGTTTGAACTCTGGCATATTTAAGTTGAAGGAGGAAGTAGCCAAGAGGTTAAAGTTAGAGGTGGGAACTTTCGATATCAAGTACCTAGACGATGACCACGAGTGGGTTTTGATCCCATGTGATGCAGATCTACAAGAATGCGTCGATATCTCAAGATCATCAGGCAGCAATGTTGTAAGATTGTTAGTTCATGATATAATGCCCAATCTTGGGAGCTCCTGTGAGAGCTCAGGTGAATGA
- the LOC129890200 gene encoding protein NLP6-like: MYRVNGLSRPKKRKKKKNTKMNDMINNIPFDYSANMINDDVYEVYTSSEFMNYIGEPLSCSEERSNFHLMVFWTNNQPQCNSVKQKIKLALQRIETSQVILLQFWGLENIEGRNFLSTSGQPFGLRYLYKGLCWYRKHCQGYRYSVDKGENHEQGIEKTHLFGPPTRVFQQKLPESSTHVGYYTNEEFPIRDHAVRCGVRTYLALPVFEPIEKNCIGVIELVTVWKGGYLTYEVERVLNPLEVVDLKCPKIYLNKGRKVQAGIQNEREEIKRMLKIVRETHKLPFVRVWIPCVNLEMDHNGMYVGCTEHVISASNEVYFVADEEMDANDHVYDDYYYDDMLCFRDISKLQPLQKDQGVVGKAFSSGKLCYCENITEFSIIQYPLVHYARWCGLTTSFAICLKSRDDAYIMELFLPPDNGDPNMLLGSILSTMGQHFRNFKFASGQELGNDSSVQVIKASSDKNVDYFHIFQTRASPFMPEVLHAEGRRNQLMEGNENHTEKEDRQQSMVQSNVSSIDSHVISEKQCVSVTHLQKESRTRTKDTVNYDDLKQHFDKNLSDAAESLQISRSTLKRLCRKYGIRRWPLSKRKKTSESECQPLAMLPKKNKSITLETITHKDHQSSSSSFTVKATYGDDMMKFKLYTFSRKDDLDNEVAKRVQLQIGRFRINYMDEDNDWIWIACDDDLSDCFNNAQSLGKNTIKMLVLPAAINYHLEL, encoded by the exons ATGTATAGAGTCAATGGCCTTTCGAGAcccaaaaaaaggaagaaaaaaaagaacactAAGATGAATGATATGATTAACAATATTCCTTTTGATTACTCTGCAAATATGATCAACGATGATGTTTATGAAGTATATACATCATCTGAATTCATGAATTATATTGGAGAACCATTATCCTGCTCTGAAGAGCGTTCTAATTTCCATTTAATGGTTTTTTGGACCAACAATCAACCTCAATGTAATT CTGTGAAGCAAAAGATTAAATTAGCACTTCAAAGAATTGAAACATCTCAAGTAATTTTACTACAGTTTTGGGGACTGGAAAATATTGAAGGTAGAAATTTTCTATCAACTTCAGGACAACCTTTTGGTCTTAGATATCTATATAAAGGACTCTGTTGGTATAGAAAACACTGTCAAGGTTATAGATATAGTGTCGATAAGGGCGAAAATCATGAACAAGGAATAGAAAAAACTCATCTTTTTGGTCCACCTACACGAGTTTTCCAGCAAAAATTGCCTGAGTCAAGTACTCATGTTGGGTATTACACGAATGAAGAGTTTCCGATAAGGGATCATGCTGTACGTTGTGGTGTTCGGACTTATTTGGCATTGCCTGTGTTTGAACCTATTGAGAAGAATTGCATTGGTGTAATTGAGCTTGTCACAGTTTGGAAAGGTGGCTACTTGACTTATGAAGTTGAACGAGTACTCAATCCGCTTGAG GTAGTAGATCTCAAATGTCCTAAAATATATCTCAATAAAGGTCGAAAA GTACAAGCAGGGATACAAAATGAAAGAGAGGAAATCAAAAGAATGTTAAAAATCGTACGAGAAACACACAAATTGCCTTTCGTTCGTGTCTGGATTCCCTGTGTGAATCTAGAAATGGACCACAATGGCATGTACGTTGGCTGTACCGAGCATGTCATTTCTGCTAGTAATGAAGTTTACTTTGTCGCGGATGAGGAAATGGATGCTAACGATCATGTTTATGACGACTATTATTATGACGATATGTTATGTTTCCGAGACATTTCCAAGTTACAACCTTTGCAGAAAGATCAAGGGGTTGTTGGGAAGGCGTTTTCTTCTGGCAAGTTATGCTATTGCGAGAACATAACTGAATTCAGCATAATACAGTATCCTTTGGTACATTATGCGCGTTGGTGTGGATTGACAACTTCTTTTGCTATTTGCTTGAAGAGTAGAGATGACGCATACATAATGGAGCTGTTTCTGCCCCCTGACAACGGGGATCCAAATATGTTGCTCGGATCAATTTTGTCTACAATGGGACAACATTTTCGGAATTTCAAATTTGCTTCTGGTCAAGAACTAGGAAATGATTCAAGTGTTCAAGTTATTAAAGCTTCTTCAGATAAGAATGTggattattttcatatttttcaaacTAGAGCAAGTCCGTTTATGCCTGAAGTATTGCACGCTGAAGGTAGACGGAACCAACTAATGGAAGGCAATGAAAATCACACGGAGAAAGAAG ATAGACAACAATCGATGGTTCAATCTAATGTCTCAAGTATCGATTCACACGTTATATCAGAGAAGCAATGTGTTAGTGTTACTCATTTGCAAAAAGAAAGTAGAACCAGAACTAAAGACACTGTCAACTATGATGATCTCAAACAGCATTTTGACAAAAACCTTTCTGATGCAGCTGAAAGCCTTCAGA TTAGTCGATCTACACTGAAGCGATTATGTAGAAAGTATGGTATTCGAAGGTGGCCATTATCCAAACGGAAGAAGACTAGCGAATCGGAATGCCAACCATTAGCTATGCTTCCAAAGAAGAACAAATCCATAACTTTAGAAACTATAACACACAAAGATCATCAGAGTAGCAGCAGCAGTTTTACAGTGAAGGCAACATATGGAGATGATATGATGAAGTTTAAATTGTAcacattttcaagaaaagatGATTTGGACAATGAAGTGGCTAAAAGAGTGCAATTACAAATTGGAAGATTTAGAATAAATTATATGGATGAAGATAATGATTGGATATGGATTGCTTGTGATGATGATTTGAGTGATTGTTTTAATAATGCTCAATCATTAGGGAAGAACACAATTAAGATGTTGGTTTTACCGGCTGCTATCAATTATCATCTTGAATTGTAA